GCGCGGGGCCCACAGGAACGCCTCGTCGCCCGCCCGGCACCGCGCGGTGACGGCGGCCGGGCCGCCCGCGTCGGTGCGGACGGTGGCGCGGGGCACGGTGTAGACGCGGCTGCCGAGCAGCAGTTCCTGGTTGCGGTAGGGCGAGGTGCCGAACCCGGCGGCGGAGCCCTTGTCCGGCCGCACGGTGACCAGGGGCGGCACCTGGCTGCGGGAGACGGTCACCGGGCTGTCGTCCCGCGGGTTCCAGCGCTGGTGCTGGTCCGGCGGGGAGTGCACGCGGGCGCCGACGGAGAACACGGCGTCGGTGACCGGGTTGTCCAGGCTCTGCAGGCTGCGGCCGAGCGAGGTGGAGCCGCCGCCGAGCGCGGTGAGCGTCCGGCTGAGCACGTCGGCGGTGAGGCTGCTGTAGTACTGCGCGCCCTGGCCGCCGACCATCAGCGGGTCGTTGGCCACGGTCTGCTCCCGGCCGGGGTCGGTGCGGTAGCGGGGCCAGCCGTCGGCTCCGTCGACCGCCTGGGCCTGCTCTTCCTGGCGGGTGCCCCAGGGCGCGTAGTCGTCCATGTGGTTGAGGCGCAGCCGGGTGGCCACGGCGTCGGTCGCCCCGGCCTCGCCGAGCTGTGTGGCGGTGAGCAGCACCACGGCGAGACCGGCGAGGACGGTACGGCGGCGGCCCGTACCGGGCGTTGCTCCGGCGCCCCGCTCCCCGGCGGCGTGCCAAGTGAGCAGGGCGAGGCCGCCCAGGGTGCCCGCAGCGGCGAGGAGCAGCACCGGCGGGCCGTACGAGGTGTCCTCCAGGCCGCTGCGGCTCGCCAGGGCGGCGAGCACGGCGAACAGCAGGCTCCCCGCACCCAGGGCGCGCCATCCGGGCGGCCCGTAGGCGAGCGCGTGCCAGGCGGCGCACACCAGCAGCGCGCAGAGCACGAACGCCTGCCGGTACGGACTGCCGTTGGGCGTGGTGAAGGCGTGCCAGGCCAGATGCGTCGGCGTCCACTGCATCGACAGCGCGACGGCGACGACCAGCACCGTCCATCCGGCGCGCTCGCGCACCGGTACCGCCCGGTGGAAGGGCAGGGCGAGGGCGAGTACGAGGGCCGTGATGCCCACGTAGACGCCCGGGCTGGAGTAGGAGTACGTGGTCGGCAGCAGGCGGGCGAGCAGGTCCGTGCCGTCCACCGGGTGGAAGGTGCCGGCGCGGCCCGGGTAGGCGTGGCGCGTGCCGGCGTAGACGACCACGACCAGCGGTGCGGCCAGGCCCGCCCCGAGTGCGGTGGTGAGCGCGGCCCGGCCCGCCGCCGCGAACGCGCGCCGGCGCGGCGGTCCGCTGAGCCAGAGCCGCAGCAGGAGGACGAGGCCGGCGCCGAGGGTGGCCATGTAGGCGGTGTAGAAGTTGGCGGTCCAGGCGAGCGCCACGATCAGCACGCCCGCCACCCGGTGCCGCCCCTCCCGCGCCCACTCCCCCACCAGGCACAGCAGCGGCAGGGCGAGGAGGCCGTCGAGCCACATCGGGTTGTACGAGGCGTAGGACAGGGTCCAGCCGCACAGGGCGTACGAGGCGCCGAGCAGCCCGGCGGCC
The DNA window shown above is from Streptomyces sp. NBC_00670 and carries:
- a CDS encoding YfhO family protein — translated: MNGSIRPSTTAAWARVPRDGRAAALLAAVLTTTALCGGDVLARSFPFGSRTRDVNDLGNQYVPFHAHLWDLLHGRADGGLLVNWQSGYGSSFLPDLGTYLSSPFAPLVALFPRDEIDLAVYVLTLLKAACAGAAMAWLLPRLRPGPWWAAGLLGASYALCGWTLSYASYNPMWLDGLLALPLLCLVGEWAREGRHRVAGVLIVALAWTANFYTAYMATLGAGLVLLLRLWLSGPPRRRAFAAAGRAALTTALGAGLAAPLVVVVYAGTRHAYPGRAGTFHPVDGTDLLARLLPTTYSYSSPGVYVGITALVLALALPFHRAVPVRERAGWTVLVVAVALSMQWTPTHLAWHAFTTPNGSPYRQAFVLCALLVCAAWHALAYGPPGWRALGAGSLLFAVLAALASRSGLEDTSYGPPVLLLAAAGTLGGLALLTWHAAGERGAGATPGTGRRRTVLAGLAVVLLTATQLGEAGATDAVATRLRLNHMDDYAPWGTRQEEQAQAVDGADGWPRYRTDPGREQTVANDPLMVGGQGAQYYSSLTADVLSRTLTALGGGSTSLGRSLQSLDNPVTDAVFSVGARVHSPPDQHQRWNPRDDSPVTVSRSQVPPLVTVRPDKGSAAGFGTSPYRNQELLLGSRVYTVPRATVRTDAGGPAAVTARCRAGDEAFLWAPRFSGTARLTGTPAAAARFRSNAAGSRLAAMQPLGTVPDSGRLRIALTPNRAGTTVPSGAVGCLDTARLRAAVDRLTETGATEVSVSGATVHARLPAGSTGTAVLAAPRIAGWRCAAGDGAERPAATYHGLIAVPLDGSATTFTCTFHPPGLRLGSAIGGVALLVTAALAVLAAVRRRRTPGPWAPPTAAPPRERVTHAR